Proteins from a genomic interval of Anolis sagrei isolate rAnoSag1 chromosome 1, rAnoSag1.mat, whole genome shotgun sequence:
- the FAM181A gene encoding protein FAM181A: protein MASSSADSEVKTLLNFVNLASSDIKAALDKSAPCRRSVDHRKYLQKQLKRFSQKYARLPRCHHHHHPHHMQQPSSLRERKAVPEGKGRGLNISELPETSEGRVAVVPTASTSILAQSDKACKADNERQQQQATSDALARPDQVPMRKRQLPASFWEEPRPTQGPLSLFSSSPLSSSKDLLPHYEGKKSHKGTDGFASLKDLVPLYEGKKSHKGPDRFTSSKDLPPLYGGKKRHKGPEGGTSERPEAETLQVLSTWGCWPFQCHGPQASPSLYPPPLPLTAAFPSPAAPFPALGLWRKNGASSMEGEAFSKLGGMGQKMYHQPVVWKPIPTKPAAPPATLFSVFGYI, encoded by the coding sequence ATGGCCTCCTCCTCAGCCGACAGTGAGGTGAAGACCCTCCTCAACTTTGTCAACTTGGCCTCCAGTGACATCAAAGCTGCCTTGGACAAGTCGGCTCCTTGCCGCCGCTCCGTCGACCACAGGAAATACTTGCAGAAGCAGCTCAAACGTTTCTCCCAGAAATATGCCCGCTTGCCTCGgtgtcaccatcaccatcatccccaccatatgcagcagcCATCATCTCTGAGGGAACGAAAGGCAGTACCTGAGGggaaaggccgaggcctcaacatcTCTGAGTTACCTGAGACCTCTGAGGGGCGGGTTGCTGTAGTTCCCACCGCCTCGACCTCCATCTTGGCCCAAAGCGACAAAGCTTGCAAAGCTGACAATGAGCGACAGCAACAACAGGCCACCTCGGATGCGCTTGCTAGACCTGACCAAGTGCCCATGAGGAAAAGACAGTTGCCCGCTTCTTTTTGGGAAGAGCCCAGGCCTACTCAGGGTCCACTCAGCCTCTTCTCTTCATCACCACTATCTTCCTCAAAGGACTTGTTGCCTCATTATGAAGGAAAGAAAAGCCACAAAGGCACTGATGGATTTGCTTCCTTGAAGGACTTGGTGCCTCTTTATGAGGGAAAGAAAAGCCACAAAGGCCCCGACAGGTTCACTTCGTCGAAGGACTTGCCACCTCTTTATGGGGGAAAGAAACGCCACAAAGGCCCTGAGGGAGGGACCTCCGAGAGGCCAGAAGCAGAGACCCTTCAGGTGCTGAGCACCTGGGGTTGCTGGCCATTTCAGTGCCATGGACCACAAGCCTCCCCAAGCCTCTACCCACCACCGCTGCCTCTAACTGCTGCTTTTCCTTCCCCAGCGGCCCCTTTCCCAGCCTTGGGTTTGTGGAGGAAAAATGGGGCTTCCTCAATGGAAGGAGAAGCCTTCAGCAAACTGGGAGGAATGGGGCAGAAAATGTACCACCAGCCAGTGGTGTGGAAGCCCATCCCCACCAAACCTGCAGCACCCCCAGCCACCCTCTTCAGTGTCTTCGGGTATATTTAG